The genomic window AATTTTATGAAAGAAAAGTTAGAAGAAAAAGGATTCAAAGCAGATGTAACTGAAATAACATCAATTCCTTTAGAAGAATGTGCGGCTAAAATAGAAAGAGCAAAGGGATTTATGGTGGGATCTCCAACTATAAATCAAGATGCTGTTAAGCCTTCTTGGGATTTACTTTCAGTGGTTAGTCCAGTTGTAAATAGAGGAAAGGCAGCATTAGCATTTGGTTCATATGGATGGAGTGGAGAAGGCGTAAAAATGCTTACTTCAAGACTAAAAGAATTAAAGCTTAAGACAGTGGATCCAGGTTTATCATTCTGTTTTGTACCATCTAAAGAAGAATATAAAAAGGCGGAAGAAGCAGTAAATAGTTTTATAGAACTAATGTAGAAAGTTAAAATATAAAAACTTAAAATGGTTTAAAAGTTTCAAGAAATCTCTTTTAAGCCATTTTAAGTTTTTTTTTGCTTTAAAATTAGTATTAGTTTTTATATTTAGGATAAAATAAAAAAGTTAAATAAATTTATGTATTTATGTAACAAAAATGATATAATATAGTTTTGTAATAATTAATTATAGAATATAAAGGAGAAAATGATGAATTACATTATATTGATAATTGGGTTTGTTTTGTTAATTAAAGGAGCTGATATTTTTGTAGATGGTGCAGCTACAATAGCTAAGAAGTTAGGAATACCAGCAGTTATAGTTGGACTAACTATAGTTTCCTTAGGAACTAGTGCTCCAGAATTAGCAATTAGTCTAATTTCATCTATACAAGGAAATAATGGAATAACAATAGGTAATGTTTTAGGGTCTAATATTTTTAATACTTTAATGGTTCTTGGAGTAACGGCAATAATAATGCCTATATTAATAAAGAAAACAACAATAATAAAAGACTACATAATTAATGTTTTGATATCTATATTATTACTAATTTTAACCTTTGCTCCTACTTTATTTAGTGGAGAAGCTATAATAACAAGACTTGATGGAATTATATTTTTAATAGTATGTATAGCATATATAATTTATCTTATTATTTCAGCTAAAAGAACAAATAAAAATAATGAGGATAAAGAAGAAGGAAAAAATATAAATGTAATTTCATGCATATTAAAAGTAATTATTGGAGTAGCTGGAGTTATAATAGGTGGTAAATTAGTAGTAGATGCTGCTACTAATATAGCATACTCTTTTGGGATGAGCGAGAAATTAGTAGGATTAACTATAGTTGCAGTTGGAACATCACTTCCAGAATTAGTAACCTCTATGGTAGCAGCTATTAAAGGTGAAAATGATATAGCTATAGGAAATGTACTTGGTTCTAATATATTTAATATATTATTAATACTAGGTATGTCAGCTATAATTAATCCTATTCCAGTAGCAATTAATTTAAGTATAGATATGATATTTTTAATTATTATAAGTATTATATTAGGTATATTCATGTTTTATGGAAAAGATAAGGAAACTAAATTAAGCAAATTTGAAGGTATAATTTTAGTCACCATGTATATAGGTTATGTAATATACATAGTTATGAGAAATTAGTTTGGAAGTATATTTCAATATATCAATTCTTTATATAGAATTATTATTTAATAATTACAGATAATATTAGTATCAAATAAAAAGGAAGTGATACTAATGAGTAAAGAATGTTGCTGTGGACACAATAATAAAAATAATAAAAAGCATAATCATGAAGTAGATCATGTTTGTGGAGACCATTGTTGCGGAAAAGAAAAAAAGACTGCAACAAATAATCAATGGGGAAAATAAATTTAATAAAAAGAAGTTTCTTTTTATAGAAACTTCTTTTTAATTTAAAATTATCTTAAATAATAGTAAATAAATTAAATATTTAACAAAATATTCTTTATTTTTTAATATTAGATATTGATTAAATAATAAAAATAATAAAAATATAAAAATATCCAATACATAATTTGACAAAATGAAAAAAAAGAATTATTATAGAAATATAACATGTCACGGATGTTATATTAGGGGGAAAGATATCACTGCACACAATCTTCAGATCCCCCAAGAGGATTTATAGAATAAAAAAAGTTATATTAATTAATATAACTTTTTTTATTTTATAAAAGTTATTTGATAACTATTTTATTCTTAAGGTCATATTATATATTAGAATATTCCTTAAAGGAAGAATGGTAATATGAAATTAGTACAAATATTATTAATAATAGCTGTTGGCGTAATTATGGCTATCATTGATGTAATGCCATATTTAGAATCATATAAAAAAATAAATAAGCATGAAAAAAGATTACAGAATGATGATGAAAAGAATTAGTAGTAATTTATTAAGTTAGTACAGTTTAAGCTTAAAATTAATTGAGTAAAACTGTACTTTTTATATTTTGATTGCATTTACAAAAATATAAAAGAATATTATTAATATACATGATATAATTTACTTATATAAAATAAATAATTTGGAGGAATTAAATGGATAATATACGTGAATTCAAACCACAAAAAAGTTCAATTTATAAATTTTTAGGATGGCTATTTTTAGGCTATTTTATTGGGGGAATTATATTAGCTTTTAATAGTAAATTAATTTTTGACATAAGTTTAAATATATTTTATATAGTAGCAGTATTTATTTTAGTAAGTGTAGTGTATTCATTTATAACATTTAATAAGAATTATCTTAAAACGGCTATAGGCTTAGCAGTAATATATTTTATAGCAGTAATTTTCTTTAGCCCTTTAATTAGTTATAAGAGCCATAGGAATTTATTAGGAAATGTAGAAGAAGTAGATTTTACAAGTCAAATACAACACATAGATTTAAAGCAATTACCTACTATTGATAAAGAGCTTGCTTATAAATTAGCAGATAAAAAATTAGGTGAAATACCTAGTTTAGGTAGTCAAGTTACAATAGGTAATTTAGATTTACAAAATGTTCATGGGCAACTATATTATGTGGCACCATTAGAACATTCATCATTATTTAAATGGTTTACTAATAGAGAAGGAACTCCTGGATACATAAAGGTTAGCGCAACAAATCAAAGTGATGTGCAATTAATTACTGAACATGATGGAAAGACTTTAAAAATAAAATATCTAGAATCATCATATCTTTTTAGTGATTTAAATAGAGCTGCATATTTAAGAGATATAAAGGTTGGACATACTGATTATACTTTTGAGCTAGATGATAATGAAAGACCTTATTGGGTTGTAACTAGATATGATAATGCCATTGGAATGACAGAAGCAAAGGCAATAGGAACCTTAATTATAGATGCACAAACAGGTGAATCACAAATATATGATATAGAAAATACACCAAAATGGGTAGATAGAATTCAACCAAATAGATATATTAAAAAATATATAGATAAATGGGGTGAATTGGTACATGGAGTATTAAACTTTAGTGATAAAGATAAACTAAAAAGTACAGAGGGAATGAATTTAATATTTAATAATGATATTTGTTATTATTACACTGGTATAACTTCAGTTGGTAACGATGAAGGATTAGTAGGATTTACTTTAACAAATACAAGAACTGGAAAGACTACAATGTATAAAACAGCAGGAGCAACTGAAACAGCAAGTATGCAATCAGCAGAGGGAAAAGTTCAGCAATTTGGATATAAAGCTACATTTCCATATTTAATAAATATACAAAATGAACCTACTTATTTTACAACACTTAAAGATTCAAATGGTTTAGTTAAGCAATATGCCATGATTAATGTTAAAAATTATAATATAGTAGGAGTTGGCGATTCACTTCAAGCTACATTAAATAAATATTTAGAAGGCTTAACAAATACTAATATATCTTTAGAAGGTGCTAGTAGTGAAGAAGTTTTGGAGGGAGAAATAGAAAGAATAGGATTAGTAGTAAAAGATGGTACAAGTATTTACGATATAAAGTTAAAAGGAAATGATAATATTTTCTCGGTTTCAACTGAAACATCAAGAGAAGTAGCATTAAGTTCAATTGGAGATAAAGTTATAGTTAAGTTTATAAAGGTTGGAGAAGGTAAGTTTGTTTTAACAAATTCATTTGAAAATTTAAACTTAAAATCTTAATAATTTTAATATGAAAATAGGAAGGTTACTAATTAAACCTTCCTATTTTTTTCAGGAAATATATATTGCAGTAGTTCTAGGTATATTATCGTATATCCATTTTGCATTTTCCTTAGCTAATCTAACACATCCATCAGATATGGCAACCCCTAGTCGTCCATCTCTTATGCTTCCATCTAAATTATAAATTATAGAATGAAAGAGATAATTTCCATTTATTTGAGTGTAGTACCAGCATTTATAACCATGATTTACTCCAAAATAAAGGCCTTTTATTCCTACTACAAAATTCCCTTTGATTGTAGGTGTAGAGGGTTTTCCTATACTACATAAGTAACTCTTTACAAGTTTCCAATTATTTTTTGAACCTTCAAAGATATTTGTTTTAAAATTTTTAGTATCAACCCAAATAAAATAGTAAGTGCTACTACTGAAATTATTATTATTAATAAATCTAGTTGCCGTTTCTATGTAATTTGGATCTTCCTTAAAAGTTCTTATTATAGAATTGGTTTTATAAGAAATATTTCTGTAGATTTTTCTTAAAGGGGTTTTTAAAATATATTTCATAGTAACTCCTATAAACATTTTATATAATATTATAGTATTTAAGAATTTATAAAATGTTTATTAAATTTAAAAAAATGGCTGATATAATTTATATCAGCCATTTAAAATTAAATTGGTAATATGTTAGATGGAGGAGAGCATTTATTATTTTCACACAGATAGTAAGTAATAGTTTCATTTTTAAAATCATAGTTTTTTAAATAAGGAATAAGTTCTTCAAGTTTTTCACTATTTTCATTAGTTTTTAAAACCACAGTAAGGTTTGGAATAAAGTTATTTGATAATGAGTTTTTTAATTCTTTAACATCATTAAGGTCTTTAGCTACACAAATTAATTCTTTAGAATCATATAGTTCTAAAAGTAATGCTGTTAAATAAAAGGTATAAGCCATAGGCATTTCTTTAACAGTTAAATAAAAGGCATTAAGCTGGTTATTTGCTAGTTCTATAAAGGTTTTATCACCTGTAATTTTAGATAGTTTTACTAAAATATATGAAGCTACAGAATTTCCAGAAGGAAGAGCGCCATCATAAATTTCTTTTGGATTAGCAATTAGATTTTCTGAGTCTTTTCCATAAAGAAAGAATCCAAAGTTTTCATTATCCCAAAATAAGTTTACCATATCTTTAGTAAATTTAAGGGCATCTTCTAAATAACATATATTAAGGGTTGCTTCGTATAATTCAATTAATGCAAAAATAAGATAAGCATAATCATCTAGATAACCATTGTATTTTGATTCGCCATCTCTATACCTAGCTAATAATCTACCATCTTTGTCAGTTAATTTAGATTTTATAAAAGTTAAATTTTTATTGGCAGCATTTAAATAGTTTTCATCATTTAAAACCTTATAACTTTTAGCTAAAGCAGCTATTGTTAGAGCATTCCATGATGTTAATACTTTATCGTCTTTATTTAGAGTATTTCTTTTATTTCTATAATCAAACACTTTTTTTCTAAGGATATCTATTTTTTTGTCTTCTTTGTTATAATTATAGTTATCTAAAAGATTTAATATGTTTTTACCTTCGAAATTACCTTCTTCTGTAGCATTAAAATATTCACAGAAATAACTACCATCTTCTTCACCTAAAAGCTCTATTATTTCTTTATAAGTAAAAGTGTAGAATTTTCCTTCTTCTCCATCAGTGTCTGCATCTAATGCTGAATAAAAACCACCATCTTTATTAGTCATATCACGTAGTATGAAATCTAAAGTATTAATAGCGACCTTTTTGTAAAGTGGATTTTTAGTAATCATATAAGTATCCAAATAAATCATAATAAGCAATGCATTATCATAAAGCATTTTTTCAAAATGAGGAATTAGCCATTTATTATCAGTTGAATATCGAGAAAACCCATACCCTATATGATCATATAATCCACCTCTGAACATTGATATTAATGTTTTTTCAACCATTTCTGTAGGATTAACCATATTTTCTATAATACCAAAATTTAAAAGAAACATTAATTTATGAGGTGTAGGGAATTTTGGAGCAGGACCAAAGCCACCATATTTAGGTTCAAATAATTGGCTAGAAAGTAAAAATCCATCTTTAAGAGCTTTTTTAGATAAACCCTCATTGTTATTTGTAGGGTCAAAGTCATTTTGTAATGAGTTTATGATTTTATCACTAGAAGAAATTATTTCATCTTTAGATGTACTCCATTTGTTAGATATAGTTTGAAGAAGGCTAATAAACCCTATAGCGCCGTATTTATTTTCTTTTGGGAAATAAGTTCCAGCAAAAAAAGGTTTTTGATCTGGAGTCATAAAAATTGTTAATGGCCAACCACCGCTACCAGTTAACCTTTGACATACCGTCATATATATACTATCTATATCAGGACGTTCTTCTCTATCAACTTTTATTGAAATAAAGCTTTTGTTAAGTATTGAAGCTACTTCATCATCCTCAAAACTTTCATGAGCCATTACATGACACCAATGACATGTACTATAACCTATACTAAGAAATATCGGTTTATTTTCTTCTTTAGCTTTTTTAAAGGCTTCATCACACCAACTATACCAATTAACTGGATTATTAGCATGTTGAAGTAAATAAGGTGATTTTTCATTTGTTAAATAATTATAATTCTTATTACTCAAATTAATACCTCCAAATAAATAATATATAATTAGTTTGTATTATATATTAACTCTTATACTAACATAAAGAAATTTTAGTATATATAATTTTATGATAAATAGAATAAAAAAATCTAGTCAAAGCTCATAAATTTAGAGCTTTAACTAGATTTTTTATATTACCCTCATTATGGCAAGTAAAATTAATAATGCACCGGATAACCAAGAGAGATCAATATCAACTTTTTCAATGAATTTTCTTCCAATATATACACCTGTTAATATAGCCATCATGCCAAGTATTAAGCAGAAGATTATAGCTTGAAGATAATTAACACTAATTAAACTACTACCAAATCCTACGGCTAAACTATCAAGAGAAAGTGCGAAAGCCAGATAAAAAGCTTCTTTAGAAGTAAGTATTTTTGACTTATCAAAGTCAGCTTTAGTTTCATCTGCATAAACTTGAAGTACAAAATTAAAATCAAACATTTTGAATGTTAATGGTTTTAAAGCATTTGATTTATTTTTTATATAGTTTTTAAATATGGATTCAAATAATCTATAGACACCAAGGCCAAATAAAATAAGAAAGCTAATACTGATAGCAACTGTACTAGGAATATAGTCTTTTATTAAAGAACCCAGTAAAAGAGAAACCCCAAGCATTGCAGAACAGACAATATCAATAATTAGAGCTGATAAAATTGGGATTTTAATTTTATCTGTTCCATATGCTATGCTAGCTACAAAAGAGTCTATAGATACTGATAGGACTAATAAAAGTGTTTCTAACATAAATTTATCCTCAGAAAATTGTTATAATAATAATATAATATGAGAATTTAATTTTTTTAGTTACAAATTATGACTTGAAATGATTATTGAGTAACGAAAGGATTAACATGAACCATACAATGTTTTATTTTTCTATTTTCTTCTATTAAATTGTGTACTTTAATAGCTATATCATGACCTTCTTCAACTGTAAGGAAAGAATCAACGGAAATTTCAACATCAACGTAAATCTTGGTAGAATGAAGTCGAGTTTTAACACTATCTATTTTTCTAACATCATCGATGGAATTTATTTTAGATATTATTTCAGTAATAGTATCATCCTTTGCTGATTCATCAACTAGTTGAGAAATGCTTTGTTTTGCTATTTCATAAGAAACTTTTAAAATTAATATACATATTATTAGAGATGCTAAAGGATCTAATATAGGAAATCCAATTCGTGCTCCAATAATACCTATTAAAGCTCCTAATGATGATAAGGAGTCAGACCTATGATGCCATGCATCTGCTTTTAATGAAGCGCTGTCAATTAATTTAGCATATTTCATAGTATAAAAATACATCCATTCTTTAGCTAATATTGATAATAATGCAGCAAATATTGCCAGCATGCTAGGTATAGTGAATGTTTTATTTAGTATGTCACTGGCACCAGACATACCAATTCCAAGGGCAACTAAAAATAACATTA from Clostridium septicum includes these protein-coding regions:
- a CDS encoding calcium/sodium antiporter, whose protein sequence is MNYIILIIGFVLLIKGADIFVDGAATIAKKLGIPAVIVGLTIVSLGTSAPELAISLISSIQGNNGITIGNVLGSNIFNTLMVLGVTAIIMPILIKKTTIIKDYIINVLISILLLILTFAPTLFSGEAIITRLDGIIFLIVCIAYIIYLIISAKRTNKNNEDKEEGKNINVISCILKVIIGVAGVIIGGKLVVDAATNIAYSFGMSEKLVGLTIVAVGTSLPELVTSMVAAIKGENDIAIGNVLGSNIFNILLILGMSAIINPIPVAINLSIDMIFLIIISIILGIFMFYGKDKETKLSKFEGIILVTMYIGYVIYIVMRN
- a CDS encoding cell shape-determining protein encodes the protein MDNIREFKPQKSSIYKFLGWLFLGYFIGGIILAFNSKLIFDISLNIFYIVAVFILVSVVYSFITFNKNYLKTAIGLAVIYFIAVIFFSPLISYKSHRNLLGNVEEVDFTSQIQHIDLKQLPTIDKELAYKLADKKLGEIPSLGSQVTIGNLDLQNVHGQLYYVAPLEHSSLFKWFTNREGTPGYIKVSATNQSDVQLITEHDGKTLKIKYLESSYLFSDLNRAAYLRDIKVGHTDYTFELDDNERPYWVVTRYDNAIGMTEAKAIGTLIIDAQTGESQIYDIENTPKWVDRIQPNRYIKKYIDKWGELVHGVLNFSDKDKLKSTEGMNLIFNNDICYYYTGITSVGNDEGLVGFTLTNTRTGKTTMYKTAGATETASMQSAEGKVQQFGYKATFPYLINIQNEPTYFTTLKDSNGLVKQYAMINVKNYNIVGVGDSLQATLNKYLEGLTNTNISLEGASSEEVLEGEIERIGLVVKDGTSIYDIKLKGNDNIFSVSTETSREVALSSIGDKVIVKFIKVGEGKFVLTNSFENLNLKS
- a CDS encoding L,D-transpeptidase produces the protein MKYILKTPLRKIYRNISYKTNSIIRTFKEDPNYIETATRFINNNNFSSSTYYFIWVDTKNFKTNIFEGSKNNWKLVKSYLCSIGKPSTPTIKGNFVVGIKGLYFGVNHGYKCWYYTQINGNYLFHSIIYNLDGSIRDGRLGVAISDGCVRLAKENAKWIYDNIPRTTAIYIS
- a CDS encoding thioredoxin domain-containing protein encodes the protein MNLSNKNYNYLTNEKSPYLLQHANNPVNWYSWCDEAFKKAKEENKPIFLSIGYSTCHWCHVMAHESFEDDEVASILNKSFISIKVDREERPDIDSIYMTVCQRLTGSGGWPLTIFMTPDQKPFFAGTYFPKENKYGAIGFISLLQTISNKWSTSKDEIISSSDKIINSLQNDFDPTNNNEGLSKKALKDGFLLSSQLFEPKYGGFGPAPKFPTPHKLMFLLNFGIIENMVNPTEMVEKTLISMFRGGLYDHIGYGFSRYSTDNKWLIPHFEKMLYDNALLIMIYLDTYMITKNPLYKKVAINTLDFILRDMTNKDGGFYSALDADTDGEEGKFYTFTYKEIIELLGEEDGSYFCEYFNATEEGNFEGKNILNLLDNYNYNKEDKKIDILRKKVFDYRNKRNTLNKDDKVLTSWNALTIAALAKSYKVLNDENYLNAANKNLTFIKSKLTDKDGRLLARYRDGESKYNGYLDDYAYLIFALIELYEATLNICYLEDALKFTKDMVNLFWDNENFGFFLYGKDSENLIANPKEIYDGALPSGNSVASYILVKLSKITGDKTFIELANNQLNAFYLTVKEMPMAYTFYLTALLLELYDSKELICVAKDLNDVKELKNSLSNNFIPNLTVVLKTNENSEKLEELIPYLKNYDFKNETITYYLCENNKCSPPSNILPI
- the ytaF gene encoding sporulation membrane protein YtaF gives rise to the protein MLETLLLVLSVSIDSFVASIAYGTDKIKIPILSALIIDIVCSAMLGVSLLLGSLIKDYIPSTVAISISFLILFGLGVYRLFESIFKNYIKNKSNALKPLTFKMFDFNFVLQVYADETKADFDKSKILTSKEAFYLAFALSLDSLAVGFGSSLISVNYLQAIIFCLILGMMAILTGVYIGRKFIEKVDIDLSWLSGALLILLAIMRVI
- a CDS encoding cation diffusion facilitator family transporter; this translates as MNNRLNIGIKVSKTTIIGNILLSIIKILIGFFSKSNAMVADGIHSFSDVISTIGVIIGLKLSNKPADKEHPYGHERIESLVSLLLSIMLFLVALGIGMSGASDILNKTFTIPSMLAIFAALLSILAKEWMYFYTMKYAKLIDSASLKADAWHHRSDSLSSLGALIGIIGARIGFPILDPLASLIICILILKVSYEIAKQSISQLVDESAKDDTITEIISKINSIDDVRKIDSVKTRLHSTKIYVDVEISVDSFLTVEEGHDIAIKVHNLIEENRKIKHCMVHVNPFVTQ